Proteins co-encoded in one Alcanivorax sp. genomic window:
- the ribF gene encoding bifunctional riboflavin kinase/FAD synthetase: MRLIRGIHNLRDRHRGCVATIGNFDGVHQGHQKILDQVIAEARRRGSKATVMLFEPQPQEFFAPDQAPARLMSLRDKLIALRETGVDQVLCVRFDDRFRSLTAEAFVRSLLVEGLGIEYLVVGDDFRFGCGRDGDFAYLQQAGEQFGFAVTDTATCEIDGERVSSTRVRAALEDGDFTLAETLLGRPFSISGRVRHGDKIGRTLNLPTVNLALKRLRSPLQGIFAVTVEGEGFNGQPGAANMGTRPTVNGTENRLEVHLLDYTDAGVGKDSLYGKHLSVAFRHYVRAEEKFADLDQLKTAIWQDVEAVRDYFDKTGQSKTVL, encoded by the coding sequence ATGCGACTGATTCGCGGCATTCACAATCTGCGCGACAGGCATCGCGGCTGTGTGGCCACCATTGGCAATTTCGATGGGGTGCATCAGGGACATCAGAAGATCCTCGATCAGGTGATTGCGGAAGCCCGTCGCCGTGGCAGCAAGGCCACGGTGATGCTGTTCGAGCCCCAGCCCCAGGAATTCTTTGCGCCGGATCAGGCTCCTGCCCGGCTGATGTCCCTGCGTGACAAGCTGATCGCGTTGCGTGAAACCGGGGTCGATCAGGTATTGTGCGTGCGCTTCGATGACCGTTTTCGCTCACTCACCGCTGAGGCGTTTGTGCGCAGTCTGCTGGTGGAGGGGCTGGGCATCGAATATCTGGTGGTGGGTGATGATTTCCGTTTCGGTTGTGGTCGTGATGGTGATTTCGCCTATCTGCAACAGGCCGGTGAGCAATTCGGTTTTGCGGTTACCGACACGGCCACCTGCGAGATTGACGGAGAGCGGGTGTCCAGCACCCGGGTGCGGGCAGCTCTCGAGGACGGTGATTTTACACTGGCGGAAACCCTGTTGGGGCGCCCCTTCAGCATCAGTGGTCGGGTTCGCCACGGTGACAAGATCGGCCGCACCCTCAATCTGCCCACGGTGAATCTGGCACTGAAGCGCTTGCGCTCGCCATTACAGGGCATTTTTGCGGTGACTGTGGAGGGTGAAGGGTTTAACGGGCAGCCCGGTGCCGCCAATATGGGCACCCGGCCCACGGTGAATGGCACGGAAAACCGCCTGGAAGTCCATCTGCTGGACTACACCGACGCCGGTGTTGGCAAGGACAGCCTGTATGGGAAACATCTATCGGTCGCGTTCCGCCATTATGTGCGGGCGGAAGAGAAATTTGCGGATCTGGACCAGCTAAAGACTGCTATCTGGCAGGATGTTGAGGCGGTCCGAGACTACTTTGATAAGACGGGACAATCCAAGACGGTACTATGA
- the murJ gene encoding murein biosynthesis integral membrane protein MurJ, which yields MSEEKDTPQQDRPKQAGLLASTLVVSAMTMLSRVLGLVRDVVIARMLGASAGADAFFVALKIPNFLRRLFAEGAFNQAFVPVLGEYRSKGSLAATKLLVDRVAGTLGGTLMLVTLLGVIGAPAIIWVFAPGFGDDPHKRALAVEMLRLTFPYLFFIALTAFAGGILNTWNRFAVPAFTPVLLNLSLIGCALFLTPYFAEDRMAVALAWGVLIAGAVQLLFQLPFLARLNLMPVPRMGWKDPGVRKIMKLMVPALFGASVYQLNSLVNTVLASLLETGSVTWLYYTDRLIELPLGIFAVAIGTVILPSLSKQHAESDPENFSRMMDWAIRMVLLIGLPAALALAVLAEPLLSTLFQYGEFTAFDVAKTAQSLRAYSAGLLAAMLIKVLAPGFYARQDTKTPVKIGVLAMLANMVFGALLVWEMRHVGLATAMALSAWLNAGLLYIGLRRAGVYTPQAGWLFHWGRMLVAGVGMAAATWWLAGQTTVWTEAGVLQRVGWLALIVVSGLLLYALALVILGLRVRHLRR from the coding sequence ATGAGCGAAGAAAAGGATACACCGCAGCAGGACCGCCCGAAACAGGCCGGTTTGCTCGCGTCCACGCTGGTGGTGTCGGCCATGACCATGCTGTCGCGGGTGCTGGGGCTGGTGCGCGATGTGGTGATCGCTCGTATGCTGGGGGCCTCCGCAGGGGCGGATGCTTTCTTTGTGGCCCTGAAAATTCCCAATTTCCTGCGTCGGCTGTTTGCTGAGGGGGCCTTTAACCAGGCCTTTGTGCCGGTGCTGGGGGAATACCGAAGCAAAGGCAGCCTGGCCGCGACCAAGCTGTTGGTCGACCGGGTGGCGGGGACGCTGGGCGGTACCCTGATGCTGGTGACATTGTTGGGAGTGATCGGTGCACCGGCCATTATCTGGGTGTTTGCCCCCGGATTCGGGGATGACCCGCACAAACGGGCCCTGGCTGTGGAAATGTTGCGGCTGACCTTTCCTTATCTGTTCTTTATTGCGCTCACTGCCTTTGCCGGCGGTATTCTGAACACCTGGAACCGCTTTGCCGTGCCGGCTTTCACCCCGGTATTACTGAACCTGAGCCTGATCGGCTGCGCCCTGTTTCTGACGCCATACTTTGCTGAAGACCGCATGGCGGTGGCGCTGGCCTGGGGGGTGCTGATTGCCGGGGCGGTGCAGCTGCTGTTCCAGCTGCCATTTCTGGCACGGCTGAATCTGATGCCGGTGCCTCGCATGGGGTGGAAGGACCCGGGGGTGCGCAAGATCATGAAGCTGATGGTGCCGGCCCTGTTCGGGGCTTCGGTCTATCAGCTCAACTCTCTGGTGAATACCGTGCTAGCCTCGTTGCTGGAGACGGGCTCGGTGACCTGGCTTTACTACACAGATCGCCTGATTGAGCTGCCGCTGGGGATCTTTGCGGTAGCCATCGGCACGGTGATCCTGCCCAGCCTGTCGAAACAGCATGCGGAGTCGGACCCGGAAAATTTCTCGCGGATGATGGATTGGGCAATTCGCATGGTGCTCTTGATAGGGCTGCCGGCGGCGCTGGCGCTGGCTGTGCTGGCCGAGCCGTTGCTCTCGACCCTGTTTCAGTATGGCGAGTTCACCGCCTTTGATGTGGCGAAGACCGCGCAATCATTGCGTGCTTACAGTGCCGGCTTGCTGGCGGCCATGCTGATCAAGGTGTTGGCGCCCGGTTTCTATGCCCGCCAGGACACCAAAACACCGGTGAAAATCGGGGTGTTGGCCATGCTGGCCAATATGGTTTTCGGGGCCTTGCTGGTATGGGAGATGCGTCATGTGGGCCTGGCCACGGCCATGGCTCTGTCTGCCTGGCTGAATGCTGGCTTGCTCTATATTGGCTTGCGTCGGGCCGGGGTTTACACGCCGCAGGCGGGTTGGTTGTTCCACTGGGGCAGGATGCTGGTGGCCGGGGTCGGCATGGCCGCGGCGACCTGGTGGCTGGCCGGGCAGACCACAGTATGGACCGAGGCAGGCGTGCTGCAGCGGGTTGGATGGCTGGCGCTGATCGTGGTCTCCGGGCTGCTGCTTTACGCTTTGGCGCTGGTGATTCTTGGACTGAGAGTGCGACATCTGCGGCGCTGA
- the rpsT gene encoding 30S ribosomal protein S20, with product MANSPQARKRARQAEKRRQHNAAMRSMVRTYLKKVNAAIASGDQGAAQEAYTQAVSVLDKATRKGKFHPNKAARHKSRLNTKIKAMAA from the coding sequence TTGGCTAATTCACCGCAAGCACGCAAGCGTGCGCGTCAGGCGGAAAAGCGCCGTCAGCACAACGCAGCGATGCGCTCCATGGTGCGCACATACCTGAAGAAGGTGAACGCGGCTATTGCGTCCGGCGACCAAGGTGCCGCCCAGGAAGCTTACACCCAAGCGGTATCCGTGCTGGACAAAGCCACCCGCAAGGGCAAGTTTCACCCGAACAAGGCAGCTCGCCACAAGAGCCGCCTGAACACCAAGATCAAGGCAATGGCTGCCTAA
- the proB gene encoding glutamate 5-kinase has product MADRQRWVIKIGSALLTNDGKGLDCALMQSWVDRMVMLRERDIEVVIVSSGAVAEGMTRLGWSRRPDSVHELQAAAAVGQMGLVQAWESRFQKHNLHTAQVLLTHDDLSDRKRYLNGRSTLLTLLGFGVVPVVNENDTVVTDEIRFGDNDTLAALVANLVEADHLVILTDQEGLFDADPRNNPDAKLIAEAQASDPLIERVAGGGGLLGRGGMATKVRAAKLAARSGALTTIASGRSPEVLIELAEGRGPGTTLLPDTSPMNARKQWLAGHLQMRGRVVLDAGAVKRVREGGSSLLPVGVVDVFGQFSRGEMVACETEQGERIACGLANYDAADARRLCGKKSSEIADVLGFMNEEELIHRDNMVVVDAGGQTLDA; this is encoded by the coding sequence GTGGCAGATCGCCAGCGTTGGGTAATCAAGATCGGCAGTGCCCTGCTGACCAATGACGGCAAGGGGTTGGATTGTGCCCTCATGCAGTCATGGGTGGATCGCATGGTCATGCTGCGTGAGCGTGACATTGAGGTGGTGATCGTGTCTTCCGGGGCGGTTGCTGAAGGCATGACTCGCCTGGGTTGGTCCCGTCGCCCGGATTCCGTCCATGAACTGCAGGCCGCCGCTGCCGTGGGTCAGATGGGGCTGGTGCAGGCCTGGGAGTCCCGCTTCCAGAAACATAATCTGCACACCGCCCAGGTGTTGCTGACTCATGATGATCTTTCCGACCGCAAGCGCTACCTGAATGGTCGCTCCACGCTGCTCACCCTGCTGGGTTTTGGCGTGGTGCCGGTGGTGAATGAGAACGATACCGTGGTCACCGACGAAATCCGTTTTGGCGATAACGACACCTTGGCGGCGCTGGTGGCCAATCTGGTGGAGGCGGATCATCTGGTCATTCTTACCGATCAGGAGGGTCTGTTTGATGCCGACCCCCGCAATAATCCGGATGCCAAATTGATTGCCGAGGCGCAGGCGTCGGACCCGCTGATCGAGCGGGTGGCCGGCGGTGGCGGCTTGCTGGGGCGCGGTGGCATGGCGACCAAGGTGCGTGCGGCCAAGCTGGCGGCTCGTTCCGGCGCCCTGACAACCATTGCGTCGGGGCGTAGTCCTGAGGTGCTGATCGAGTTGGCGGAGGGTCGGGGCCCGGGTACCACCTTATTGCCGGACACTTCCCCCATGAATGCCCGCAAGCAGTGGTTGGCTGGGCATCTGCAGATGCGCGGTCGGGTCGTCCTGGATGCCGGTGCGGTCAAGCGCGTCCGTGAAGGCGGCTCCAGCCTGTTGCCTGTCGGGGTGGTGGATGTATTCGGCCAGTTTTCCCGGGGCGAGATGGTGGCTTGCGAAACCGAGCAGGGTGAGCGTATCGCCTGCGGGCTGGCCAACTACGATGCGGCCGATGCTCGTCGTTTGTGCGGCAAGAAGAGTTCAGAGATTGCCGATGTGCTTGGCTTCATGAACGAAGAGGAGCTGATCCACCGGGATAATATGGTGGTGGTCGACGCTGGAGGCCAGACGCTGGACGCCTGA
- the cgtA gene encoding Obg family GTPase CgtA: MQFVDEATIEVHAGKGGDGCLSFRREKYVEFGGPDGGDGGAGGSVFFQADSNLNTLVDYRYERIFKARNGEPGKGRQMTGKSADDVILLVPVGTTVIDVDTDEVLADLTESGKPVMIARSGRGGLGNIHFKSSTNQAPRKTTKGKPGESRRLRLELKVLADVGLLGMPNAGKSTLIRAISAAKPKVADYPFTTLVPNLGVVKADRHRSFVVADIPGLIEGAAEGAGLGIRFLKHLARTRLLLHVVDLAPMDGGNPADHIDAIADELDQFSPALAEQERWLVFNKIDLLADEEADARIDGIVEELGWQGPVFRVSAAAGVGCEELVYALMNAIEDRRRLEEEDTEYAAAQQDLRARLEEEARDKVQELKAEARRARDNDRDDDDDDDDHDVEIVYEP, encoded by the coding sequence ATGCAATTTGTCGACGAAGCGACCATTGAAGTACACGCTGGCAAGGGCGGCGATGGCTGCCTGAGTTTCCGTCGTGAAAAGTATGTGGAATTTGGCGGGCCTGACGGCGGTGATGGCGGTGCCGGCGGCAGTGTTTTCTTTCAGGCGGACAGTAACCTGAACACGCTGGTGGATTATCGCTACGAGCGGATCTTCAAGGCCCGCAATGGTGAGCCGGGCAAGGGCCGGCAGATGACCGGCAAATCCGCAGATGACGTGATCCTGCTGGTGCCGGTGGGGACCACGGTGATCGACGTTGACACCGATGAGGTGCTGGCGGATCTGACCGAATCCGGCAAGCCGGTGATGATCGCTCGCTCCGGCCGTGGTGGTCTGGGCAACATCCATTTCAAGAGCAGCACCAACCAGGCGCCGCGCAAGACAACCAAGGGCAAGCCGGGTGAATCCCGTCGCCTGCGCCTTGAGCTCAAGGTGCTGGCGGATGTGGGCTTGCTGGGCATGCCCAATGCCGGCAAGAGTACGCTGATTCGCGCCATTTCCGCGGCCAAGCCCAAGGTGGCGGATTACCCGTTTACCACCTTGGTGCCCAACCTGGGTGTCGTAAAGGCGGATCGCCATCGCAGCTTTGTGGTGGCGGACATTCCTGGCCTGATTGAAGGCGCGGCTGAAGGTGCTGGCCTCGGTATTCGCTTTCTCAAGCATCTGGCTCGCACCCGCTTATTGCTGCATGTGGTGGATCTGGCCCCCATGGATGGCGGTAATCCTGCCGATCATATTGACGCCATCGCGGATGAGCTGGATCAGTTTTCGCCGGCGCTGGCGGAGCAGGAGCGCTGGCTGGTATTCAACAAGATTGATTTGCTAGCGGATGAAGAGGCGGATGCTCGTATTGACGGTATCGTCGAGGAGCTCGGCTGGCAGGGGCCGGTTTTCCGGGTTTCTGCTGCTGCTGGCGTGGGTTGTGAAGAGCTGGTTTATGCGTTGATGAATGCCATTGAGGATCGTCGCCGTCTCGAGGAGGAGGATACCGAGTATGCGGCTGCTCAGCAGGACCTGCGTGCTCGCCTGGAAGAAGAAGCGCGGGACAAGGTGCAGGAGCTCAAGGCGGAGGCTCGCCGTGCCCGCGACAATGACCGGGATGATGACGACGATGATGACGATCACGATGTGGAGATCGTCTACGAGCCCTGA
- the rpmA gene encoding 50S ribosomal protein L27 — protein sequence MAHKKAGGSTRNGRDSQSKRLGVKRFGGQLVNAGEIIVRQRGTKFHAGVNAGMGKDHTIFATETGRVKFEVKGPLSRQYVVIEPVA from the coding sequence ATGGCACATAAAAAAGCCGGTGGTAGTACTCGTAACGGTCGCGATTCGCAGAGTAAGCGCCTTGGCGTTAAGCGTTTCGGCGGCCAGCTGGTCAATGCAGGCGAAATCATCGTTCGTCAGCGCGGCACCAAGTTTCACGCTGGCGTCAATGCTGGCATGGGCAAGGATCACACTATCTTTGCTACCGAAACTGGCCGTGTGAAGTTTGAGGTCAAAGGCCCGCTGAGCCGTCAGTACGTGGTTATCGAGCCCGTGGCCTGA
- the rplU gene encoding 50S ribosomal protein L21 — translation MYAVIKTGGKQYRVEEGDVVRIEKIEVATGESVDFDQVLLVSNGDDVKVGQPVVDGAKVTAEVLEQGRHKKVKILKFRRRKHHRKQQGHRQWYTAVKITGIQG, via the coding sequence ATGTACGCAGTAATCAAAACTGGTGGCAAGCAGTATCGCGTCGAAGAAGGCGATGTTGTTCGCATCGAGAAAATTGAAGTAGCAACCGGCGAATCCGTGGATTTCGACCAGGTGCTGCTGGTATCCAACGGCGACGACGTCAAAGTCGGTCAGCCGGTTGTGGATGGCGCCAAGGTGACCGCAGAGGTGCTTGAGCAGGGTCGTCACAAGAAAGTGAAGATCCTCAAGTTCCGTCGTCGCAAGCACCACCGCAAGCAACAAGGTCACCGTCAGTGGTACACTGCGGTGAAAATCACCGGGATCCAGGGCTGA
- a CDS encoding polyprenyl synthetase family protein, whose product MDFKAIYASVEQDFAAVDTFIAQHLDSSVPLIREVGDYIVQSGGKRLRPLVAILCARASGYEGDRHVDVAAIIEYLHTATLLHDDVVDESNLRRGRPTVNAVWGNAASVLVGDFLISRALQLMVALRHPRLLDIFSQSTNTISEGEVLQLINVRDPNTTEQNYMRVIHHKTAKMFESAAETGAVLGITDDQDFTAAFAEYGRHLGIAFQLIDDVLDYQGDASELGKNVGDDLAEGKPTLPLIHTIANGSQKQANLIKDAIRSGGLDHLQHIVETVRASGGLQYTIDKADEHTRLALDAIAEVPASPYKDALVTLAEESLQRTY is encoded by the coding sequence ATGGATTTCAAGGCCATTTATGCCTCGGTCGAGCAGGATTTTGCTGCCGTCGATACCTTCATTGCCCAACACCTCGACTCCAGCGTTCCGCTGATCCGGGAAGTGGGCGACTACATCGTGCAGTCCGGCGGCAAGAGACTGCGCCCCCTTGTTGCCATTCTTTGTGCCCGCGCCTCCGGCTATGAAGGCGACCGTCATGTGGATGTGGCAGCCATCATCGAGTATTTGCATACCGCCACCCTGCTTCATGATGACGTGGTGGATGAATCCAACCTGCGCCGCGGCCGCCCCACCGTGAATGCGGTGTGGGGCAACGCTGCCAGCGTACTGGTTGGCGATTTCCTGATCTCCCGGGCCCTGCAACTGATGGTAGCGCTGCGCCATCCACGCCTGCTGGATATCTTTTCACAGAGCACCAACACCATTTCCGAAGGCGAAGTGCTGCAACTAATCAATGTGCGGGACCCGAACACCACCGAACAGAACTACATGCGGGTGATCCACCACAAGACCGCCAAGATGTTCGAATCCGCGGCGGAGACCGGCGCGGTACTGGGCATTACCGATGATCAGGATTTCACTGCAGCATTCGCTGAATACGGCCGCCATCTGGGCATCGCCTTCCAACTGATTGACGATGTGTTGGACTATCAGGGCGACGCCAGCGAGCTGGGCAAGAACGTGGGCGATGACCTGGCCGAAGGCAAGCCCACCCTGCCGCTGATCCACACCATTGCCAATGGCTCTCAGAAGCAGGCCAATCTGATCAAGGACGCCATTCGCAGTGGCGGGCTCGACCACCTGCAGCACATTGTTGAAACTGTTCGCGCCAGCGGAGGTCTTCAATACACCATCGACAAGGCTGACGAACATACCCGGCTTGCCCTTGATGCGATTGCCGAGGTGCCGGCCTCCCCTTACAAGGATGCGCTGGTCACCCTGGCCGAAGAATCGCTGCAACGCACCTACTAA
- a CDS encoding YajG family lipoprotein has product MLRAALLLTLSAAFAGCALSPQSIEIKPAANVQTTNIGQNQPVQVMAVDSRDQLAFGTRGGVYKETSLVQPANDVKAAVEEAVRQGLQQQGFNAFNPGENATRLEVRLEQLDYVPEEGSVVNTVTLSLVLAGEASRPDVAYTGTYKSSVKHDQPLTPSAKRNQEMINEILSGAITRMLEDPKMQDFLLGNDPA; this is encoded by the coding sequence ATGCTGCGAGCCGCCCTGCTGCTGACCCTGAGCGCCGCCTTCGCAGGCTGCGCCCTGAGCCCCCAGTCCATCGAAATCAAGCCTGCCGCCAATGTGCAGACCACCAACATCGGCCAGAACCAGCCTGTCCAGGTTATGGCCGTAGACTCCCGCGACCAGCTGGCCTTTGGCACCCGCGGCGGGGTCTACAAGGAGACTTCGCTGGTACAGCCCGCCAATGACGTGAAAGCCGCCGTGGAAGAGGCGGTGCGTCAGGGCCTGCAACAGCAGGGCTTCAATGCCTTTAACCCCGGCGAGAACGCCACTCGCCTGGAAGTGCGCCTGGAGCAGCTGGACTACGTGCCCGAAGAAGGATCGGTGGTCAACACCGTCACCCTGTCACTGGTACTGGCCGGGGAAGCGAGCCGCCCTGACGTGGCCTATACCGGCACCTACAAGAGCAGCGTCAAGCACGACCAGCCTCTCACCCCCAGCGCAAAACGCAATCAGGAAATGATCAACGAGATCCTCAGCGGCGCCATCACCCGCATGCTGGAAGACCCCAAGATGCAGGACTTCCTGCTCGGCAACGACCCCGCCTGA
- a CDS encoding SelT/SelW/SelH family protein yields MYRVTIHYCSQCNWLLRSGWYAQELLSTFSEELDEVALQPGTGGVFRITANDQCIWERKEEGGFPEITELKRRVRDALFPERDLGHIDRKG; encoded by the coding sequence ATGTACCGCGTAACCATCCACTACTGCAGCCAGTGCAACTGGCTGCTGAGAAGCGGCTGGTACGCCCAGGAGCTGCTCAGCACCTTCAGCGAAGAGCTGGACGAAGTGGCACTGCAACCGGGAACCGGCGGCGTTTTCCGCATCACCGCCAACGACCAGTGCATCTGGGAACGCAAAGAAGAGGGTGGCTTTCCAGAGATTACCGAGCTGAAGCGGCGGGTCCGGGACGCCCTTTTCCCGGAGCGGGATCTGGGCCACATCGACCGCAAGGGCTGA
- a CDS encoding CPXCG motif-containing cysteine-rich protein → MSGLYPLSVQCPCCWETIEVLIDTSVDEQEYVEDCQVCCRPLLFTVQVPFGGDEPVVDVRPENE, encoded by the coding sequence GTGAGCGGCCTGTATCCGCTGTCTGTGCAATGCCCGTGCTGCTGGGAAACCATCGAGGTGCTGATCGATACGTCGGTGGACGAGCAGGAGTACGTGGAGGATTGTCAGGTCTGCTGCCGGCCTTTGCTATTTACGGTGCAGGTGCCGTTTGGCGGTGATGAGCCGGTAGTCGATGTGAGGCCGGAGAATGAGTAG
- a CDS encoding HIT family protein, with protein sequence MPSLHPRLAADTRALGETGLCWLRWMNDQRFAWLIIVPKRDGLREWHHLPTDEQRQLLTQVNALAGQLERVTGADKINIGALGNMVPQLHIHVIARFEGDPCWPGPVWGQGQPEPWAEGEQPGWLDKLDLSALEGL encoded by the coding sequence ATGCCCTCACTCCACCCCCGCCTGGCCGCGGATACCCGAGCACTTGGAGAGACCGGCCTGTGCTGGTTGCGCTGGATGAATGACCAGCGCTTTGCCTGGCTGATCATTGTGCCCAAACGTGATGGGCTCCGTGAGTGGCATCATCTGCCCACGGACGAGCAGCGCCAGTTGCTGACGCAGGTGAATGCCCTGGCGGGCCAATTGGAAAGGGTGACCGGGGCCGACAAGATCAATATCGGCGCGCTTGGCAATATGGTGCCCCAGCTGCATATTCACGTCATTGCCCGTTTCGAGGGCGACCCGTGCTGGCCCGGGCCCGTATGGGGGCAGGGACAGCCGGAGCCCTGGGCGGAGGGTGAACAGCCGGGCTGGCTGGACAAGCTGGATCTGTCGGCACTGGAGGGTCTGTGA
- a CDS encoding AraC family transcriptional regulator, translating to MTILKMDPAEYSVSAEYLSLMLEVMARRGIPSEELLVGTQIDAGCWRDPKARVSAQDFERVASRAIRMTGEPWIGWELGASMTLSSHGFLGYAAMSSATLGEALELAVKYFRTRSTMVQLETFQEGDMAVLQVNELLSLGALTPLTMESLFSSFHFMGQKLLPGLDVLGELRFSYPEPDYFDRMRPLMPVPVYFDCAYNQMRFPVERMDRELQFADPRLARMAADQCEQEMATIKAPPALLGQVRRIILAGGGRFPSVEEVASDLHMSSRTLKRKLQQLGTSYQEILDGLRKGLAVEFLTQSDHTVDEIAMSLGYSDASNFARAFRRWTSRSPSDYRT from the coding sequence ATGACAATATTGAAGATGGACCCGGCGGAGTATTCGGTCTCTGCGGAATATCTTTCCCTGATGCTGGAAGTGATGGCGCGGCGCGGTATTCCCAGCGAAGAGCTGCTGGTCGGCACCCAGATCGATGCCGGTTGCTGGCGCGACCCGAAGGCAAGAGTGTCTGCCCAGGATTTCGAAAGGGTGGCCAGCCGTGCGATCCGCATGACGGGCGAGCCCTGGATCGGCTGGGAGTTGGGCGCGTCCATGACGCTCTCCTCCCACGGCTTTCTTGGCTACGCTGCCATGAGCAGCGCTACCCTGGGCGAAGCCCTGGAGCTGGCGGTGAAGTATTTTCGTACCCGCAGCACCATGGTGCAGCTGGAAACCTTCCAGGAAGGCGACATGGCGGTGTTGCAGGTCAATGAGCTGCTCTCCCTGGGGGCGCTTACGCCGCTGACCATGGAGAGCTTGTTCTCCAGCTTTCATTTCATGGGACAGAAGTTGTTGCCCGGGCTGGATGTGCTGGGGGAGCTGCGTTTTTCCTATCCCGAGCCGGATTACTTTGACCGTATGCGGCCGTTGATGCCGGTGCCGGTATATTTTGATTGTGCCTACAACCAGATGCGCTTTCCGGTGGAGCGGATGGACCGTGAATTGCAGTTTGCGGACCCCCGTCTTGCACGGATGGCGGCGGACCAGTGTGAGCAGGAGATGGCCACTATCAAGGCGCCGCCGGCACTGTTGGGGCAGGTGCGCCGGATTATTCTTGCCGGTGGTGGACGTTTTCCCAGTGTTGAAGAAGTTGCCAGTGATTTGCACATGTCCTCACGGACCCTGAAGCGCAAGCTCCAGCAGTTGGGGACCAGCTATCAGGAAATCCTCGATGGCTTGCGCAAAGGGCTGGCGGTGGAGTTTCTTACCCAGTCTGATCACACGGTCGACGAGATTGCCATGTCGTTGGGCTACTCCGATGCCTCAAACTTTGCGCGTGCCTTCCGGCGCTGGACCAGCCGCAGCCCTTCCGATTACCGGACATAG
- a CDS encoding NAD(P)-dependent oxidoreductase encodes MTNPLHNKTLFISGASRGIGKAIALKAARDGANIALFAKTTEPHPKLPGTIYTAAEEIREAGGNPLVCVGDIRHEDQLLAAVDKTVETFGGIDILVNNASAIALTGTEATSMKSYDLMHQINSRGTFMASKLCLPHLKKADNPHILNLAPPLNMAPHWFGRHVAYTMAKYGMSLCVLGMADEYKGKVAVNALWPKTVINTAAVQNQLGGVPAVQAARQPSIMADAAYAILTRPVSAASGQFFIDEDILRDTGTTDFSAYRVDPNLEDDKLLPDFFLD; translated from the coding sequence ATGACCAACCCACTGCACAACAAGACCCTGTTCATTTCCGGCGCCAGCCGGGGCATTGGCAAGGCCATCGCCCTCAAGGCCGCCCGGGATGGCGCCAATATCGCCCTGTTTGCCAAGACCACCGAACCTCACCCCAAGCTGCCCGGCACTATCTACACTGCCGCCGAGGAAATACGCGAGGCTGGCGGCAATCCGCTGGTCTGCGTGGGTGACATCCGCCATGAGGACCAACTGCTGGCTGCGGTGGACAAGACCGTTGAGACCTTCGGCGGCATCGACATCCTGGTCAACAACGCCAGTGCCATCGCCCTCACCGGCACCGAAGCCACCAGCATGAAGTCCTACGATTTGATGCACCAGATCAACAGCCGCGGCACCTTCATGGCCAGTAAACTGTGCCTGCCGCACCTGAAAAAGGCGGATAACCCACACATCCTCAACCTGGCACCACCACTCAATATGGCCCCCCACTGGTTTGGTCGGCATGTGGCCTACACCATGGCCAAGTACGGCATGAGCCTTTGCGTTCTGGGTATGGCCGACGAGTACAAGGGCAAGGTGGCAGTCAATGCGCTGTGGCCAAAGACCGTGATCAATACCGCCGCCGTACAGAACCAGCTGGGCGGCGTCCCGGCGGTACAGGCCGCCCGCCAACCCTCCATCATGGCTGATGCGGCCTATGCGATCCTCACCCGGCCCGTGTCCGCCGCCAGCGGACAATTCTTCATTGATGAAGACATTCTGCGAGATACCGGGACCACGGATTTCAGCGCATACCGGGTCGACCCCAATCTGGAAGATGACAAACTGTTGCCGGACTTCTTCCTCGACTGA